The Seriola aureovittata isolate HTS-2021-v1 ecotype China chromosome 12, ASM2101889v1, whole genome shotgun sequence genome window below encodes:
- the LOC130178478 gene encoding uncharacterized protein LOC130178478 isoform X5, producing MMRFILDCLRTRRARAPQDEGDTDVVETDERVLAKAAEIRELENAVTVENLELQEQQSDRKELEETLDKLEKHKEKLVQQIKTTRQLCYEESQQILSLQAEEVHKESQVEEYERELARARWRLRRLREEVKQAKRKVEEAGERDTPLQDSIRQSYEEILQEEHTLCSLSGGAVTPESQLEESTSPADTTEDDPLPMRPWGRSQSLPAYADLIMRASGSSFCNNLADTREEVDDSGTSSPKMDRSDIEDDPEEGEISNEGGAEREKGDCSKNPSPLSQLDFYQADPFAHCQSDHDLFNEDLFPKTDTSDGFASDPFKGSDPFAADILFPEVNVSTNEAAGNVGDEADTSLSCAENKASTGTQCFESEFPDEDSDIEISYSREDLDAIDVVDDSRGFKPIQSSSEELGPEPIHGWRSQGQYSVESDPNGYELDLGAFSPPSDIEEKSLGSLAGEVSTETPAGLEQGLSSGSAPKVPEPVLLEPDWTSDIDKTESHDVTSCQGAEWVSEIEEEPRNPATPQNSLDSQNLFNQPDSDQNRDLSFELSYEPSCQSSFDPYGFKLSPEHSSQTLLDPDEAELSPEPNDNDLAFDPEPSSSQPDQLNFDPYELDITSSQLVRDCDPYGFKLSPEEENQEVLDLCGHNNQEAMDLCAYDNNEQVKPSNYSNQDVLEPHTTENQEVLEHCSRNNQELLDLCNNGNQEVLEPPELDNRGLVSNENLDLLDLCSHDNQEVVEPYRNTSNEELLEPSNYVNQEVLEPCSLGNQDQPDLYHPENQEVLDLDSHGNQELLDFGSKENQEVLVSAGDNNQELLQLGSNENQEFVDLGSHDNQEVLDLLSKEVFPEANNNQCVVEPEVSISPTNNSSDSDVASEDQLVLELSNTSICDTSAAETLNMAIGNISANQDLPASNAPNRHNLLEGDLGSVFGAGGYIGCPDVADDLEPLDRRPANNPVAEPVRPVRPVRPPRPSLRAKEKAQSQTQGIDLK from the exons gAGCTGGAGAATGCCGTGACGGTGGAGAACCTGGAGCTTCAGGAGCAGCAGTCGGACCGtaaggagctggaggagactcTGGATAAACTAGAGAAGCACAAAGAGAAGCTGGTTCAGCAGATAAAGACGACCAGACAGCTGTGCTATGAAGAGAGTCAGCAG ATCCTGTCTCTGCAGGCGGAGGAGGTGCACAAGGAGAGCCAGGTGGAGGAGTATGAGAGGGAACTTGCCAGAGCCAGGTGGAGGCTGAGGAGGCTcagagaggaggtgaaacaGGCCaagaggaaggtggaggaggccGGAGAGAGGGACACGCCTCTGCAAGACTCCATCAGACAGTCCTACGAGGAGATCCTGCAG GAGGAGCACACTCTGTGCTCTCTGTCAGGAGGTGCAGTCACTCCAGAGAGCCAGCTGGAGGAGTCGACGTCTCCTGCGGACACCACTGAGGATGATCCGCTCCCCATGAGGCCGTGGGGGAGGAGCCAATCACTGCCCGCCTACGCCGACCTGATCATG AGAGCCAGCGGCTCGTCTTTTTGTAATAATCTAGCAGACACCAGAGAAGAAGTCGACGACAGTGGCACCAGTTCTCCAAAG ATGGACAGGTCTGACATAGAGGACGACCCGGAGGAGGGGGAGATCAGCAATGaagggggggcagagagagagaagggagactGCAGTAAGAACCCGAGCCCCCTCAGCCAGCTGGACTTCTACCAGGCCGACCCGTTCGCCCACTGTCAGAGCGACC ACGACCTTTTCAATGAAGATCTGTTCCCTAAAACCGACACATCCG ATGGATTTGCTTCAGACCCTTTCAAAGGCAGTGACCCCTTTGCAGCGGATATCTTGTTCCCGGAGGTCAACGTCAGCACTAATGAGGCGGCAGGAAATGTTGGCGATGAGGCGGACACCAGTCTGTCCTGCGCCGAAAACAAAGCTTCAACGGGAACTCAGTGCTTTGAGTCTGAATTCCCCGACGAAGACAGCGACATAGAGATCAGCTACAGCCGAGAGGACCTGGACGCCATCGATGTGGTCGATGATTCTCGTGGATTTAAACCGATTCAGAGCTCCTCAGAGGAACTGGGGCCAGAACCCATCCATGGCTGGAGGTCGCAGGGTCAGTATTCTGTAGAGTCAGACCCTAATGGGTATGAGCTGGACCTCGGTGctttctcccctccctctgacATCGAAGAAAAAAGTCTGGGATCTTTAGCTGGAGAGGTTTCCACTGAGACACCAGCAGGACTGGAACAAG GTCTGAGTTCTGGTTCAGCTCCAAAGGTCCCTGAGCCAGTCCTGTTGGAACCAGACTGGACCAGCGACATAGATAAAACCGAGTCCCATGATGTTACCTCCTGTCAGGGCGCAGAGTGGGTTAGCGAGATCGAAGAGGAACCCCGAAACCCTGCAACTCCCCAAAACTCACTAGACTCCCAGAACCTCTTCAACCAGCCCGACTCGGATCAGAACAGAGACCTGAGCTTTGAGTTGAGCTATGAACCAAGCTGTCAGTCTTCCTTTGACCCATACGGGTTTAAACTCAGTCCAGAGCATTCTAGTCAAACCCTTCTGGACCCTGATGAAGCTGAACTGAGCCCAGAACCCAATGATAATGATCTGGCCTTTGACCCCGAGCCCTCCTCTTCTCAACCAGACCAACTGAACTTTGATCCCTATGAGCTGGACATCACTTCCTCCCAGCTGGTACGGGACTGTGATCCCTATGGCTTTAAGCTCAGCCCAGAGGAAGAGAACCAGGAGGTACTGGACCTCTGTGGCCACAATAACCAGGAAGCAATGGACCTTTGCGCCTACGACAACAACGAGCAAGTAAAACCCTCTAACTATAGCAACCAGGATGTCCTGGAACCTCACACCACCGAAAACCAAGAAGTGCTTGAACATTGTAGCCGCAATAACCAGGAGCTGCTGGATTTGTGCAACAATGGAAACCAAGAAGTGCTGGAACCTCCTGAACTTGACAACAGGGGGTTGGTCAGCAACGAAAACCTGGACCTCCTGGATCTTTGTAGTCATGACAACCAGGAGGTGGTGGAACCCTATCGCAATACAAGCAACGAAGAACTACTTGAACCTAGTAACTATGTGAACCAAGAAGTCCTGGAACCTTGTAGCCTTGGCAATCAAGATCAGCCTGATTTGTACCATCCTGAAAATCAGGAAGTGCTGGATTTAGATAGCCATGGCAACCAAGAACTACTGGATTTTGGTAGCAAAGAAAATCAGGAAGTGCTAGTTTCTGCTGGCGACAACAACCAGGAACTCCTGCAGCTCGGTAGCAATGAAAATCAGGAATTTGTAGACTTAGGTAGCCATGACAACCAGGAGGTGCTGGACTTGCTGAGCAAGGAAGTTTTCCCTGAAGCAAATAACAACCAATGTGTTGTGGAACCAGAGGTCAGTATCAGTCCCACCAATAACAGCTCAGACAGTGATGTGGCTTCAGAAGACCAGCTGGTACTGGAACTCAGTAACACCAGCATCTGCGATACGAGTGCTGCTGAAACCCTCAACATGGCCATTGGCAACATATCTGCCAACCAGGACCTGCCTGCATCCAATGCTCCCAACAGACACAACTTGTTAGAGGGTGATCTGGGTTCAGTGTTTGGGGCTGGAGGATACATCGGTTGTCCAGATGTAGCTGATGACCTGGAGCCTCTGGACAGAAGGCCGGCAAATAATCCTGTAGCAGAGCCAGTGCGACCAGTCAGACCGGTGAGACCTCCTCGGCCCTCGCTCAGG GCCAAGGAGAAGGCTCAGTCCCAGACTCAGGGCATCGACCTGAAGTAA
- the LOC130178478 gene encoding uncharacterized protein LOC130178478 isoform X1 encodes MEEPAVQQEKIEGCWEGGQDGGKADWKNECSLSSLLKHSCLLCWSSPRDTDVVETDERVLAKAAEIRVRRPQHLALELENAVTVENLELQEQQSDRKELEETLDKLEKHKEKLVQQIKTTRQLCYEESQQILSLQAEEVHKESQVEEYERELARARWRLRRLREEVKQAKRKVEEAGERDTPLQDSIRQSYEEILQEEHTLCSLSGGAVTPESQLEESTSPADTTEDDPLPMRPWGRSQSLPAYADLIMRASGSSFCNNLADTREEVDDSGTSSPKMDRSDIEDDPEEGEISNEGGAEREKGDCSKNPSPLSQLDFYQADPFAHCQSDHDLFNEDLFPKTDTSDGFASDPFKGSDPFAADILFPEVNVSTNEAAGNVGDEADTSLSCAENKASTGTQCFESEFPDEDSDIEISYSREDLDAIDVVDDSRGFKPIQSSSEELGPEPIHGWRSQGQYSVESDPNGYELDLGAFSPPSDIEEKSLGSLAGEVSTETPAGLEQGLSSGSAPKVPEPVLLEPDWTSDIDKTESHDVTSCQGAEWVSEIEEEPRNPATPQNSLDSQNLFNQPDSDQNRDLSFELSYEPSCQSSFDPYGFKLSPEHSSQTLLDPDEAELSPEPNDNDLAFDPEPSSSQPDQLNFDPYELDITSSQLVRDCDPYGFKLSPEEENQEVLDLCGHNNQEAMDLCAYDNNEQVKPSNYSNQDVLEPHTTENQEVLEHCSRNNQELLDLCNNGNQEVLEPPELDNRGLVSNENLDLLDLCSHDNQEVVEPYRNTSNEELLEPSNYVNQEVLEPCSLGNQDQPDLYHPENQEVLDLDSHGNQELLDFGSKENQEVLVSAGDNNQELLQLGSNENQEFVDLGSHDNQEVLDLLSKEVFPEANNNQCVVEPEVSISPTNNSSDSDVASEDQLVLELSNTSICDTSAAETLNMAIGNISANQDLPASNAPNRHNLLEGDLGSVFGAGGYIGCPDVADDLEPLDRRPANNPVAEPVRPVRPVRPPRPSLRAKEKAQSQTQGIDLK; translated from the exons gAGCTGGAGAATGCCGTGACGGTGGAGAACCTGGAGCTTCAGGAGCAGCAGTCGGACCGtaaggagctggaggagactcTGGATAAACTAGAGAAGCACAAAGAGAAGCTGGTTCAGCAGATAAAGACGACCAGACAGCTGTGCTATGAAGAGAGTCAGCAG ATCCTGTCTCTGCAGGCGGAGGAGGTGCACAAGGAGAGCCAGGTGGAGGAGTATGAGAGGGAACTTGCCAGAGCCAGGTGGAGGCTGAGGAGGCTcagagaggaggtgaaacaGGCCaagaggaaggtggaggaggccGGAGAGAGGGACACGCCTCTGCAAGACTCCATCAGACAGTCCTACGAGGAGATCCTGCAG GAGGAGCACACTCTGTGCTCTCTGTCAGGAGGTGCAGTCACTCCAGAGAGCCAGCTGGAGGAGTCGACGTCTCCTGCGGACACCACTGAGGATGATCCGCTCCCCATGAGGCCGTGGGGGAGGAGCCAATCACTGCCCGCCTACGCCGACCTGATCATG AGAGCCAGCGGCTCGTCTTTTTGTAATAATCTAGCAGACACCAGAGAAGAAGTCGACGACAGTGGCACCAGTTCTCCAAAG ATGGACAGGTCTGACATAGAGGACGACCCGGAGGAGGGGGAGATCAGCAATGaagggggggcagagagagagaagggagactGCAGTAAGAACCCGAGCCCCCTCAGCCAGCTGGACTTCTACCAGGCCGACCCGTTCGCCCACTGTCAGAGCGACC ACGACCTTTTCAATGAAGATCTGTTCCCTAAAACCGACACATCCG ATGGATTTGCTTCAGACCCTTTCAAAGGCAGTGACCCCTTTGCAGCGGATATCTTGTTCCCGGAGGTCAACGTCAGCACTAATGAGGCGGCAGGAAATGTTGGCGATGAGGCGGACACCAGTCTGTCCTGCGCCGAAAACAAAGCTTCAACGGGAACTCAGTGCTTTGAGTCTGAATTCCCCGACGAAGACAGCGACATAGAGATCAGCTACAGCCGAGAGGACCTGGACGCCATCGATGTGGTCGATGATTCTCGTGGATTTAAACCGATTCAGAGCTCCTCAGAGGAACTGGGGCCAGAACCCATCCATGGCTGGAGGTCGCAGGGTCAGTATTCTGTAGAGTCAGACCCTAATGGGTATGAGCTGGACCTCGGTGctttctcccctccctctgacATCGAAGAAAAAAGTCTGGGATCTTTAGCTGGAGAGGTTTCCACTGAGACACCAGCAGGACTGGAACAAG GTCTGAGTTCTGGTTCAGCTCCAAAGGTCCCTGAGCCAGTCCTGTTGGAACCAGACTGGACCAGCGACATAGATAAAACCGAGTCCCATGATGTTACCTCCTGTCAGGGCGCAGAGTGGGTTAGCGAGATCGAAGAGGAACCCCGAAACCCTGCAACTCCCCAAAACTCACTAGACTCCCAGAACCTCTTCAACCAGCCCGACTCGGATCAGAACAGAGACCTGAGCTTTGAGTTGAGCTATGAACCAAGCTGTCAGTCTTCCTTTGACCCATACGGGTTTAAACTCAGTCCAGAGCATTCTAGTCAAACCCTTCTGGACCCTGATGAAGCTGAACTGAGCCCAGAACCCAATGATAATGATCTGGCCTTTGACCCCGAGCCCTCCTCTTCTCAACCAGACCAACTGAACTTTGATCCCTATGAGCTGGACATCACTTCCTCCCAGCTGGTACGGGACTGTGATCCCTATGGCTTTAAGCTCAGCCCAGAGGAAGAGAACCAGGAGGTACTGGACCTCTGTGGCCACAATAACCAGGAAGCAATGGACCTTTGCGCCTACGACAACAACGAGCAAGTAAAACCCTCTAACTATAGCAACCAGGATGTCCTGGAACCTCACACCACCGAAAACCAAGAAGTGCTTGAACATTGTAGCCGCAATAACCAGGAGCTGCTGGATTTGTGCAACAATGGAAACCAAGAAGTGCTGGAACCTCCTGAACTTGACAACAGGGGGTTGGTCAGCAACGAAAACCTGGACCTCCTGGATCTTTGTAGTCATGACAACCAGGAGGTGGTGGAACCCTATCGCAATACAAGCAACGAAGAACTACTTGAACCTAGTAACTATGTGAACCAAGAAGTCCTGGAACCTTGTAGCCTTGGCAATCAAGATCAGCCTGATTTGTACCATCCTGAAAATCAGGAAGTGCTGGATTTAGATAGCCATGGCAACCAAGAACTACTGGATTTTGGTAGCAAAGAAAATCAGGAAGTGCTAGTTTCTGCTGGCGACAACAACCAGGAACTCCTGCAGCTCGGTAGCAATGAAAATCAGGAATTTGTAGACTTAGGTAGCCATGACAACCAGGAGGTGCTGGACTTGCTGAGCAAGGAAGTTTTCCCTGAAGCAAATAACAACCAATGTGTTGTGGAACCAGAGGTCAGTATCAGTCCCACCAATAACAGCTCAGACAGTGATGTGGCTTCAGAAGACCAGCTGGTACTGGAACTCAGTAACACCAGCATCTGCGATACGAGTGCTGCTGAAACCCTCAACATGGCCATTGGCAACATATCTGCCAACCAGGACCTGCCTGCATCCAATGCTCCCAACAGACACAACTTGTTAGAGGGTGATCTGGGTTCAGTGTTTGGGGCTGGAGGATACATCGGTTGTCCAGATGTAGCTGATGACCTGGAGCCTCTGGACAGAAGGCCGGCAAATAATCCTGTAGCAGAGCCAGTGCGACCAGTCAGACCGGTGAGACCTCCTCGGCCCTCGCTCAGG GCCAAGGAGAAGGCTCAGTCCCAGACTCAGGGCATCGACCTGAAGTAA